The following are from one region of the Treponema denticola genome:
- a CDS encoding ABC transporter substrate-binding protein, with the protein MKIKFFFICALCTLFFASCGSKTVSYLDQPASDAYDKILKDEMENLPDFSAPAVLVKDLRIDGTPSDLKWYTSYPKDLSSKALKKGGIFYGFLGDIPNTFRYMGPGADELCEKLFNTQMPLLWTSFETFEFMPCSAVFWAVDISSKTVYYKLNENIFWSDGEPCTADDWIFADKFCKSKKIVDPAKNRKHNNLEVKKINDFCLSVHVLDNQIYTEQELLDISNFKPIAKHFYKGQIPDDWVAKYNRTVEPTTGPYILKKYDYNNGLHFAKVGNWWAQTYPHFKAIANFDEIFYRIITGDKRPAFTKFARGLFDVIHIDDPGEWAKAEASADVQNGFINLWRGRHVPVQGPAGLFFNTQAPPLDNLFVRKGLYYAVDIDGMISRVYADKRVRLHTIGSGQTWGSAEFNNPDIKKPSFDPKKARELFSMAGYDRVNSSGILVNSQGKELSFVILYDDPSLYEAFGLLYAQALLAGLKLEFRQIGGKLFDKIESRDFQAWWGSLNSYRLPDNYTLLHSSFAKSKSFNNFFGYSNPEMDILLEKYEKGSLSYVEKAAVNRQIEKIVDEDALMIPSFYKDTIDVMAWKWICFPAWLNMKYQKYLDDPMFGYMWFDGDIEKECLKAKDENKILQMRAYFLSERYR; encoded by the coding sequence GTATCTTATCTTGATCAGCCGGCTTCCGATGCTTACGATAAAATTTTAAAGGATGAAATGGAAAATCTTCCTGATTTTTCAGCTCCGGCCGTCTTAGTTAAAGACCTCAGAATTGACGGAACTCCTTCCGATTTGAAATGGTATACATCCTATCCTAAAGACCTTTCTTCTAAGGCCTTAAAAAAAGGCGGTATTTTTTATGGGTTTTTAGGCGATATACCGAATACTTTCCGCTATATGGGGCCGGGTGCCGATGAGCTTTGTGAAAAGCTTTTTAATACTCAAATGCCTCTTTTATGGACCTCATTTGAAACCTTTGAATTTATGCCCTGTTCCGCCGTATTTTGGGCTGTCGATATTTCTTCTAAGACGGTATACTATAAGCTCAACGAAAATATTTTCTGGTCGGACGGCGAGCCTTGTACGGCTGACGATTGGATCTTTGCTGACAAATTTTGTAAATCCAAAAAAATCGTTGATCCTGCAAAAAACAGAAAGCATAATAATCTTGAAGTAAAAAAGATTAATGACTTTTGTTTATCCGTACATGTTTTAGATAATCAAATTTATACTGAACAGGAACTTTTAGATATAAGTAATTTTAAGCCCATAGCAAAACACTTTTATAAGGGGCAAATTCCTGATGACTGGGTTGCAAAGTATAACCGTACGGTTGAACCTACTACAGGACCTTATATTCTTAAAAAGTATGACTATAATAACGGGCTCCATTTTGCTAAAGTTGGAAATTGGTGGGCCCAAACCTATCCTCATTTTAAGGCTATTGCTAATTTTGATGAGATTTTTTATAGGATAATTACCGGCGATAAAAGACCTGCTTTTACAAAATTTGCCCGAGGTCTATTCGATGTAATTCATATAGACGATCCGGGAGAATGGGCCAAGGCCGAGGCCTCTGCAGATGTACAAAACGGTTTTATAAACCTTTGGCGGGGCCGTCATGTTCCGGTACAAGGGCCGGCGGGCCTATTTTTTAATACACAGGCTCCTCCCCTCGATAATCTATTTGTAAGAAAGGGGCTTTATTATGCGGTTGATATCGATGGGATGATCAGCAGGGTCTATGCCGATAAAAGAGTCAGGCTTCACACAATCGGTTCAGGTCAAACATGGGGCAGTGCTGAATTTAATAATCCGGATATAAAAAAACCGTCTTTTGATCCTAAAAAAGCCCGTGAGCTTTTTTCAATGGCCGGATATGATAGGGTAAACTCTTCAGGTATCTTGGTAAATTCTCAAGGAAAAGAATTGAGTTTTGTTATTCTATATGACGATCCCTCATTATATGAAGCTTTCGGGCTTCTATATGCTCAGGCCCTGCTTGCAGGCCTTAAGCTTGAATTTAGGCAAATAGGGGGTAAACTCTTTGATAAGATTGAAAGCAGAGACTTCCAAGCTTGGTGGGGTAGTCTTAATTCTTACCGCCTCCCTGATAATTATACCCTTTTGCATTCTTCATTTGCTAAATCAAAGAGTTTTAATAATTTTTTCGGCTATTCAAATCCTGAAATGGACATTCTTTTAGAAAAATATGAAAAAGGCTCTTTATCCTATGTAGAAAAAGCTGCCGTAAATCGACAGATTGAAAAAATTGTAGATGAGGATGCCCTTATGATTCCTTCATTTTACAAGGATACAATAGATGTTATGGCTTGGAAGTGGATTTGCTTCCCCGCATGGCTTAATATGAAGTATCAAAAATACCTCGATGACCCCATGTTCGGTTATATGTGGTTTGACGGCGATATAGAAAAAGAGTGTCTAAAAGCAAAAGATGAAAATAAAATCCTTCAAATGAGAGCTTATTTTTTAAGTGAAAGATACAGGTAA
- the rpmB gene encoding 50S ribosomal protein L28, producing MSRVCEICGKGSLSGNSVSKSKIHTRRVWKPNLVNVKTEIGGRTLTIKMCSRCLKSDYVTKKV from the coding sequence ATGTCAAGAGTATGTGAAATTTGCGGAAAAGGCTCTTTGTCAGGAAATTCGGTAAGTAAGTCCAAAATTCACACAAGAAGAGTTTGGAAGCCCAATCTAGTGAATGTAAAAACAGAAATCGGCGGCAGAACTCTAACCATTAAAATGTGTTCTCGATGCTTAAAAAGCGATTACGTTACAAAGAAAGTTTAG
- a CDS encoding 5-formyltetrahydrofolate cyclo-ligase, whose translation MLKEEKAKVRKLIKEYFKSPKVKSLIQKAEELQNTEEYCKNFLNKIPKYSEAKTVFAYHPIKEEFPTLGLLRQAAEDKKTIGLPLVLGKDLVFKKMEFRNGKIEPVQIGTFGIMEPAEDALNLFPQTQEEKNFPLELPLLILVPGRAFSKKGERMGRGGGFYDRFFEKLFKSIKKEEVCLAGLCFSGQILDTIPMGEFDHPVDLVVTEAEVYSC comes from the coding sequence ATGCTTAAAGAAGAAAAAGCCAAGGTACGAAAACTCATAAAAGAATATTTTAAAAGCCCTAAAGTTAAAAGCCTGATACAAAAAGCCGAAGAGCTTCAAAATACCGAAGAATATTGTAAGAATTTTTTAAATAAAATACCGAAATACAGCGAAGCCAAAACCGTTTTTGCTTATCATCCCATAAAAGAGGAATTCCCTACATTGGGGCTTTTAAGGCAGGCAGCAGAGGACAAAAAGACTATAGGCCTCCCCCTCGTTTTAGGTAAGGATTTGGTATTCAAAAAAATGGAATTTAGAAACGGTAAGATAGAGCCCGTTCAAATCGGAACCTTCGGTATTATGGAGCCTGCCGAAGACGCCTTAAACCTCTTTCCTCAAACACAAGAAGAAAAAAACTTTCCTTTGGAGCTTCCCCTCTTGATTTTGGTTCCCGGAAGGGCCTTTTCAAAAAAAGGAGAGCGGATGGGTAGAGGAGGAGGTTTTTATGATCGGTTCTTTGAAAAGCTTTTTAAAAGCATAAAAAAGGAAGAAGTCTGCCTTGCAGGTCTTTGTTTTTCGGGACAAATTTTAGACACAATCCCCATGGGAGAATTTGACCATCCTGTAGACCTTGTCGTAACGGAAGCGGAGGTTTATTCGTGCTGA
- a CDS encoding tetratricopeptide repeat protein encodes MKITKQIFIYFSFLMAAALFFSCKTTEKAVKSPEIEETKKTEKPGKKSPREEFNDKLTQLSKKGDLEGILKLIDESDPELTKDFKIQYLKLSILISMRKTKEAETFANELSKAYPNNTDILYAQVMLAQAENNLQKKDQYLKKILAINPKDSRALTEQGLDFYSAKRYNDARRKFIEAYKADPKCTEALIGLGRINYLEGKLDQAEANLTAVLEQEPNNSTALAELARIKSETNRMYQALQDINKAAELEPNNPGHWNDIGSYNLTIGRKEEAKKAYDKVIELTPDSYVAYIYRAGINDELGYKEDALADYIKVCNLYPPYYFALEGAGILLWEKEDWLNAGTAFLKALNKAPASYQYALLYTISLYKQNKNVDAKKFMQNYLKSINRTEKENEYFLCRLFIDFSGDSELINRATAETDMVKKGRLFFYLGEFYNLTKKYTLAEKCYVQVMSIENPAFFEYRFAKKAMDEFNSSTGK; translated from the coding sequence ATGAAAATAACCAAGCAAATTTTTATTTATTTTAGTTTTTTGATGGCTGCCGCCCTCTTTTTTTCATGCAAAACAACTGAAAAGGCCGTAAAATCCCCTGAGATTGAAGAGACAAAAAAAACCGAAAAACCCGGCAAAAAAAGTCCGAGAGAAGAATTTAATGATAAACTTACTCAACTTTCTAAAAAGGGAGATTTAGAGGGCATTTTAAAATTGATAGATGAATCGGACCCTGAACTTACCAAAGATTTTAAGATACAATATCTAAAACTTTCCATACTCATTTCTATGAGGAAAACAAAGGAAGCGGAAACTTTTGCAAATGAACTTTCCAAGGCCTATCCGAATAATACCGACATTCTTTATGCCCAAGTTATGCTGGCCCAAGCCGAAAACAATCTACAAAAGAAAGATCAATATTTGAAAAAAATATTGGCAATAAACCCTAAAGATTCAAGGGCCTTAACCGAACAGGGTTTGGATTTTTACTCTGCCAAAAGATACAATGATGCCAGAAGAAAATTTATAGAAGCTTATAAGGCTGATCCTAAATGTACTGAAGCCCTTATAGGCCTGGGACGCATAAACTATCTTGAAGGAAAACTTGACCAAGCAGAAGCAAATCTAACGGCAGTTTTGGAGCAAGAACCGAATAACAGCACAGCCCTTGCAGAACTTGCCCGTATAAAGTCGGAAACAAACAGAATGTATCAAGCTCTTCAAGATATAAATAAGGCGGCAGAACTTGAGCCTAATAACCCCGGTCATTGGAATGATATAGGCTCTTATAATCTTACAATAGGCAGAAAAGAAGAAGCAAAAAAAGCTTATGACAAGGTTATAGAGCTTACGCCCGATTCCTACGTAGCCTATATCTACCGTGCCGGCATAAACGATGAACTCGGCTACAAAGAAGACGCCCTCGCTGATTACATAAAGGTATGCAACCTTTATCCGCCTTATTATTTTGCACTGGAAGGAGCCGGTATCTTGCTTTGGGAAAAAGAAGACTGGCTAAATGCAGGAACTGCATTTTTAAAAGCCTTAAACAAGGCTCCGGCCTCTTATCAATATGCGCTTTTGTATACAATAAGCCTCTATAAACAAAATAAAAACGTGGATGCAAAAAAATTTATGCAAAACTATCTAAAATCAATCAATCGTACCGAAAAAGAAAACGAATACTTTTTATGCCGCCTTTTTATAGATTTTTCAGGAGATAGTGAGCTTATAAACAGGGCAACAGCAGAAACCGACATGGTAAAAAAAGGGAGACTGTTTTTTTATCTCGGAGAATTTTACAATCTGACCAAAAAATACACTCTTGCAGAAAAGTGCTATGTTCAAGTAATGTCGATAGAAAATCCTGCCTTTTTTGAATACCGTTTTGCAAAAAAAGCCATGGATGAATTTAACTCAAGCACCGGGAAATAG
- a CDS encoding MGH1-like glycoside hydrolase domain-containing protein, protein MNKRDFPRVHFYDQDFVDIYDRTWAWVHDFWHSAGDGKQGTEGFFIYPEADGNFLNQYETIFSSFFFVYSNKNYTPNSALDFFYDRQEENGAIRNRYDFDTKEPVLKRDNPEGLGMPLFAWAEYNIYHKTGNKKRVKDIMPVLIKYMDWIDKMFKSDNGLYKSPLETVNMPNTPRKESVFLTDFNSALAVNALYMSALGDILNDKEIDFQYKRLYFTIKTRINSMMWNEEDGFYYDLDAEGKQIKKKTLAGFWPMLAEIPNEDKAARLVEHLSNPKTFGVDHPFPSLAANEPEYDENGNGACGSVFPILNFVVVKGLEKYNRWEIARECVIRHLYYVLETLSPAGNSKKQGFLWEAYSPVKEGPAQWKGKPAFPRKQYLLSVGLSTISLMIENVIGLSISLPRKTVNWTVPNLEVMGIENLSLKRNLITILSSKSQRGWEIHMESEKLYYFTINILNEKKKTLPIPSGKCSMLIDKL, encoded by the coding sequence GTGAATAAAAGAGATTTTCCGCGCGTTCATTTTTACGATCAAGATTTCGTGGACATTTATGATAGAACATGGGCTTGGGTTCATGATTTTTGGCATTCGGCGGGCGACGGCAAACAGGGTACCGAGGGCTTTTTTATTTATCCCGAAGCGGACGGCAATTTTTTGAATCAATATGAAACTATATTTTCTTCTTTTTTCTTTGTTTATTCCAATAAGAATTATACACCGAATTCTGCTCTCGACTTTTTTTATGACAGGCAGGAAGAAAACGGAGCCATACGCAATAGATATGATTTTGATACAAAGGAACCTGTTTTAAAGAGGGATAATCCGGAAGGGCTGGGTATGCCCCTATTTGCATGGGCTGAGTACAATATTTATCATAAGACGGGAAACAAAAAACGTGTAAAGGATATTATGCCTGTTTTGATTAAGTACATGGACTGGATTGACAAAATGTTTAAGTCGGATAACGGTCTGTACAAAAGCCCCCTTGAAACAGTCAATATGCCTAATACGCCCCGAAAAGAGTCCGTTTTTTTAACCGATTTTAATTCGGCCCTTGCGGTAAATGCCCTTTATATGTCTGCCTTGGGAGATATACTAAACGACAAAGAAATAGATTTTCAGTATAAGAGGTTGTATTTTACGATAAAAACCAGAATTAATTCCATGATGTGGAATGAAGAAGACGGCTTTTATTATGATCTCGATGCTGAGGGTAAGCAGATAAAGAAGAAGACCCTTGCCGGTTTTTGGCCAATGCTTGCCGAGATTCCCAATGAGGATAAGGCTGCCCGTCTGGTAGAACACCTATCCAATCCTAAAACTTTCGGGGTTGATCATCCCTTTCCCAGTCTTGCTGCAAATGAGCCTGAATATGACGAAAACGGAAACGGTGCCTGCGGCAGCGTCTTCCCTATTTTGAACTTTGTTGTCGTAAAGGGCTTGGAAAAATATAACCGCTGGGAGATAGCGAGAGAGTGCGTTATAAGGCACCTTTACTATGTGCTTGAAACCCTTTCGCCCGCAGGAAACTCAAAAAAACAGGGCTTTTTATGGGAGGCCTATTCTCCTGTCAAAGAAGGCCCCGCCCAATGGAAGGGAAAACCTGCCTTTCCGCGTAAACAATACCTTTTGAGCGTAGGCCTTTCTACAATCAGCCTGATGATAGAAAACGTTATAGGTCTTTCGATAAGTCTTCCGCGTAAGACTGTCAACTGGACTGTTCCCAATCTTGAAGTCATGGGTATCGAAAATTTAAGCCTTAAAAGGAACCTGATCACTATTCTTTCGTCCAAGAGCCAGAGGGGATGGGAAATACATATGGAAAGCGAAAAGCTCTATTATTTTACCATAAATATCCTAAACGAAAAGAAGAAGACCTTGCCGATTCCGTCGGGTAAGTGTTCAATGCTGATAGATAAACTTTAA
- a CDS encoding Glu/Leu/Phe/Val family dehydrogenase yields MASTYEKLLTTITEAAKTANLEEDDYISLLSPEREMHVSIPVKMDNGKIKVFSGYRVQHSTLRGPAKGGIRFHQDVNIDEVRSLSAWMTFKCAVADIPYGGGKGGICVNPSNLSETELEKLTRGYTRRIASFIGPKTDIPAPDVGTNAKVMSWIVDSYSEYAGEFTPAVVTGKPLPLGGSKGRVEATGRGVLFATREILKKLNKNLKYQSVVIQGLGNVGGVTADLFYKEEAKIIALSDTSSAIYNEKGLNIPQILKHKKEGKKLNSFEGDFTRLSNKELLELKADILIPAALENQITEKNASNIKAYIIIEAANGPVTPEADKILEKKNIITVPDVLANSGGVIVSYFEWVQNLQGFYWTEEEVNKRLEDKMIEAFKLVWNVKETYKVSMRKAAYIKALKELVETQKVKGIN; encoded by the coding sequence ATGGCGAGTACATATGAAAAACTTTTAACCACAATAACGGAAGCCGCAAAAACGGCTAATCTGGAAGAGGACGATTACATATCCCTCTTAAGCCCTGAAAGAGAGATGCATGTTTCAATACCCGTAAAAATGGACAACGGAAAAATCAAGGTTTTTAGCGGATACAGGGTTCAGCATTCTACACTAAGAGGCCCTGCAAAGGGAGGAATAAGATTTCACCAAGATGTAAATATCGATGAGGTACGATCCCTCTCTGCATGGATGACCTTTAAATGTGCAGTTGCCGACATTCCCTATGGAGGCGGAAAAGGAGGCATTTGCGTAAATCCTTCAAATCTTTCAGAAACGGAACTTGAAAAGCTGACAAGAGGCTACACAAGGCGGATTGCATCTTTTATAGGCCCTAAAACGGATATACCGGCCCCGGATGTCGGAACAAATGCAAAGGTTATGTCTTGGATAGTAGACAGCTACAGTGAATATGCAGGAGAATTTACTCCCGCAGTTGTTACGGGAAAACCTCTTCCTCTCGGCGGGTCTAAAGGACGAGTAGAAGCCACAGGCCGGGGAGTTCTTTTTGCAACGAGGGAAATTTTAAAGAAACTTAATAAAAACTTAAAATACCAAAGCGTAGTTATTCAAGGTCTTGGAAATGTCGGCGGCGTTACTGCAGATCTTTTTTATAAAGAGGAAGCCAAGATAATTGCCTTAAGCGATACAAGCAGTGCAATATACAATGAAAAAGGCTTAAATATTCCTCAAATACTCAAACATAAGAAGGAAGGAAAAAAACTGAATTCTTTTGAAGGCGATTTTACAAGACTCTCCAATAAAGAACTATTGGAACTTAAAGCCGATATTTTGATTCCGGCTGCCCTCGAAAATCAAATTACCGAAAAAAATGCATCAAATATTAAGGCCTATATAATCATCGAAGCAGCAAACGGCCCCGTCACCCCTGAAGCCGATAAAATCCTCGAAAAAAAGAATATTATAACGGTGCCCGATGTTCTTGCAAATTCGGGAGGCGTAATCGTTTCATACTTTGAATGGGTGCAAAACCTGCAAGGCTTTTATTGGACGGAAGAAGAAGTCAACAAGCGCCTTGAAGATAAGATGATTGAAGCCTTCAAACTGGTATGGAACGTAAAAGAAACCTATAAGGTCAGCATGAGAAAGGCCGCCTATATTAAGGCCTTAAAAGAACTTGTAGAAACTCAAAAAGTAAAGGGAATTAACTAA
- a CDS encoding formate/nitrite transporter family protein, whose amino-acid sequence MSEKMYCDPAEILEVTVQKGIAKASTPVWKLLCLGFLAGVFIAFASEGSNMAACGLFAKPETYGLGKFVAGLIFPVGLILVLLAGAELFTGNNLIIAAVLEKKVSLTAMLKNWLAVYIGNLIGSIFIAFLIVKSGQLSSGASLLGGITIKIAYGKVSLSFVQAVFLGIMCNWLVCLAVWLCYGAKDMTGKMLAAFFPIWLFITSGFEHSVANMYYIPAGIFSKSVPAYAAASGLSAEALSNINWANFFIKNLMPVTLGNIIGGAFFVGMFYWICYKKK is encoded by the coding sequence ATGTCTGAAAAAATGTATTGTGATCCGGCCGAGATTTTGGAAGTTACGGTGCAAAAGGGTATTGCAAAGGCTTCAACTCCGGTGTGGAAGCTGCTTTGTTTAGGATTTTTGGCAGGGGTTTTTATTGCCTTTGCTTCGGAAGGCTCAAATATGGCGGCCTGCGGACTTTTTGCCAAGCCTGAAACTTACGGCCTTGGAAAATTCGTTGCAGGGCTTATCTTTCCTGTAGGGCTTATCTTGGTGCTCCTTGCCGGAGCCGAACTTTTTACGGGCAATAACCTGATAATTGCAGCCGTTTTAGAAAAGAAAGTAAGTCTTACTGCAATGCTTAAAAACTGGCTTGCCGTTTATATCGGGAACCTTATAGGTTCTATTTTTATTGCTTTTTTAATCGTAAAAAGCGGACAGCTTTCAAGCGGTGCAAGTCTTTTGGGCGGGATTACAATAAAAATTGCTTACGGCAAGGTTTCGCTTTCTTTTGTGCAGGCTGTTTTTTTAGGAATTATGTGTAATTGGCTGGTCTGCCTTGCGGTCTGGCTCTGCTATGGCGCTAAGGATATGACCGGAAAAATGCTTGCCGCCTTTTTCCCGATTTGGCTTTTTATAACTTCCGGTTTTGAGCACAGTGTTGCAAACATGTACTATATCCCTGCGGGGATTTTCTCGAAAAGCGTTCCGGCCTATGCTGCCGCTTCAGGCCTTTCTGCCGAGGCTCTTTCAAATATAAATTGGGCTAATTTTTTTATAAAGAATTTAATGCCCGTTACTCTCGGAAACATAATAGGCGGAGCCTTTTTTGTCGGAATGTTTTATTGGATTTGTTATAAGAAAAAATAA
- a CDS encoding NAD(P)-dependent oxidoreductase yields MNVENCDVGFIGLGVMGKSMAERLRAAGAKMHVFTRTKKSAEEILSKGAVWYDDPASLAPNCKIIFTIVGYPQDVEETYFGEKGLLKTAKPGTIFADMTTSSPILAKKIYDEAKKKECFSVDAPVSGGDIGAKNGTLSIMAGGDEKAFKELEPFFACMGKTWALQGGAGAGQHTKMANQIAVAANLFGTVEAVCYAEAAGLDPQKMLSAIGGGAAGSWQILNNGPKMLQKDFAPGFYIKHFLKDLNITLNVAKELKLHIPVLELAQNFFSKMNEEGYAEKGTQAIYEYYKTI; encoded by the coding sequence ATGAATGTTGAAAATTGCGATGTGGGCTTTATAGGCCTTGGAGTTATGGGAAAGAGCATGGCCGAAAGATTAAGAGCGGCCGGTGCTAAGATGCATGTTTTTACGCGTACAAAAAAATCCGCCGAAGAGATTCTTTCAAAGGGGGCTGTTTGGTATGATGATCCGGCAAGCCTTGCTCCCAATTGTAAAATCATTTTTACGATTGTCGGCTATCCGCAAGATGTTGAAGAAACATATTTCGGAGAAAAGGGCTTATTAAAAACCGCAAAGCCCGGAACGATTTTTGCCGATATGACGACCTCAAGTCCGATTTTGGCAAAAAAGATTTATGATGAGGCAAAGAAAAAAGAATGTTTTTCTGTAGACGCTCCCGTTTCAGGCGGAGATATAGGAGCTAAAAACGGCACCCTTTCGATTATGGCAGGCGGAGATGAAAAAGCCTTTAAAGAGCTTGAACCTTTTTTTGCCTGCATGGGAAAAACTTGGGCTCTTCAAGGCGGTGCAGGGGCAGGGCAGCACACTAAGATGGCAAACCAAATAGCCGTCGCCGCAAACCTTTTCGGTACGGTCGAAGCTGTCTGTTATGCAGAGGCCGCAGGCCTTGACCCTCAAAAAATGCTTTCGGCTATCGGGGGCGGTGCTGCAGGAAGTTGGCAGATTTTAAACAACGGGCCTAAGATGCTTCAAAAAGATTTTGCTCCCGGTTTTTATATTAAGCACTTTTTAAAGGATTTAAACATAACCTTAAATGTTGCAAAAGAACTCAAACTGCACATTCCCGTTTTGGAACTTGCACAAAATTTCTTTAGCAAGATGAATGAAGAAGGCTATGCCGAAAAAGGAACACAGGCCATCTACGAGTACTATAAAACTATTTAA
- a CDS encoding orotate phosphoribosyltransferase, producing MYKDEKKIAEVQKKYGPLLAKTAFELGALKLSPNDPFTWASGYRMPIYNDNRRFLALPEMRRTIAEAFAELLKAVDFDPEWLAGTATAGIPHSVSLGDLLQKSVSYVRSGGKDHGLKNQIEGLGANADYKGADVLVVEDLISTGGSSIKAVEAVRNANGKVPFCFAIFSYGFAEAEKAFFELNPTCIPVTILNYDIMLDEAVKQNYISEENKKSLAEWRLDPFGWGEKHGFPKV from the coding sequence ATGTACAAAGATGAAAAGAAAATTGCAGAGGTTCAAAAAAAATATGGGCCGCTTTTGGCTAAAACGGCTTTTGAGTTGGGAGCCTTAAAGCTTTCTCCCAATGATCCATTTACTTGGGCATCAGGCTACCGTATGCCCATTTATAACGACAACCGCCGTTTTTTAGCCCTGCCTGAGATGCGCCGTACTATAGCCGAAGCCTTCGCAGAGCTTTTAAAAGCGGTTGACTTTGACCCCGAATGGCTTGCAGGAACAGCAACGGCAGGAATCCCTCATTCCGTAAGTTTGGGTGACCTCTTGCAAAAAAGCGTTTCCTATGTACGCTCAGGCGGAAAAGATCACGGCCTAAAAAATCAGATTGAGGGTTTAGGTGCCAATGCGGATTATAAAGGTGCCGATGTTCTTGTTGTTGAAGATTTAATTTCGACGGGGGGAAGCTCCATCAAGGCTGTTGAGGCCGTGCGTAATGCAAACGGAAAGGTTCCATTTTGTTTTGCTATCTTTTCTTACGGATTTGCAGAAGCCGAAAAAGCCTTTTTCGAACTGAATCCTACCTGTATTCCGGTTACTATTTTAAACTATGATATTATGCTGGATGAGGCCGTAAAGCAAAACTATATAAGCGAAGAAAATAAAAAGAGCCTTGCCGAATGGAGGCTCGATCCCTTCGGTTGGGGCGAAAAACATGGTTTTCCCAAGGTCTAA
- a CDS encoding flagellin has product MIINHNMSAMFSQRTLGHTNLMNQKNIEKLSSGLRINRAGDDASGLAVSEKMRSQIRGLNQASANAQNGISFIQVAEAFLQETTDVIQRIRELSVQSSNGIYSAEDRLYIQVEVSQLIAEVDRIASHAQFNGMNMLTGRFAQETGENTVTASMWFHIGANMDQRTRAYIGTMTAKALGVRNVGDESIMTIDTPETANRAIGTLDEAIKKINKQRADLGAYQNRLELTVVGINIAAENLQASESRIRDVDMAKEMVDYTKNQILTQSGTAMLAQANQATQSVMTLLR; this is encoded by the coding sequence ATGATCATTAATCACAACATGAGCGCTATGTTTTCACAGAGGACATTGGGTCACACCAATTTGATGAACCAAAAAAACATAGAAAAACTTTCTTCAGGTTTACGCATTAACCGAGCGGGCGATGATGCATCCGGTTTGGCCGTATCAGAAAAAATGAGAAGCCAAATCCGCGGTTTGAATCAAGCAAGTGCCAACGCGCAAAACGGCATTTCTTTTATTCAAGTTGCAGAAGCTTTCCTTCAGGAAACTACAGATGTTATCCAGAGAATCCGCGAACTCAGCGTTCAGTCTTCCAACGGTATTTACTCGGCAGAAGACAGATTGTACATTCAGGTTGAAGTATCTCAGCTCATCGCTGAAGTAGACCGAATTGCAAGCCACGCACAGTTTAACGGTATGAATATGCTTACCGGAAGATTCGCTCAAGAAACCGGAGAAAATACCGTAACTGCTTCTATGTGGTTCCACATCGGTGCCAACATGGATCAGAGAACTCGAGCTTACATTGGAACAATGACAGCTAAGGCTCTCGGCGTTCGCAATGTCGGAGATGAATCGATTATGACAATCGATACACCCGAAACAGCTAACCGCGCTATCGGTACCCTTGATGAAGCCATCAAGAAGATCAACAAGCAAAGAGCCGACCTTGGTGCATACCAGAACAGACTCGAACTCACTGTTGTAGGTATCAATATCGCAGCAGAAAACCTCCAAGCCTCCGAATCACGAATCCGTGACGTAGATATGGCTAAGGAGATGGTAGATTATACCAAAAACCAGATTCTCACACAGTCCGGTACAGCAATGCTTGCACAGGCAAATCAGGCAACTCAGAGTGTCATGACCTTGTTAAGGTAA